In a genomic window of Methanobrevibacter boviskoreani JH1:
- a CDS encoding phage holin family protein, with product MPEDYEPNIEKFSYKDFAIRTIVIWIGNIIGFLIVAPFNLGLYVNSIEMAIIVVTLVGIVNALLWPILTRVFMPFFVYTFGAASLIFNALFFYILAFFIKGFEINGPALFLVPFLMAAINTVLAGIVTIDDNSSYYRGITRDALNSRRKESLKQYSGLIILEIDGLAYDILMEAIDKDYMPTLKGWLDKGSHKVKRWETDLSSQTGASQAGILHGNNRDIVAYRWVEKDNGNRIMSCGSFNNTSIMEERISNGNGLLTDDGGSRCNLFSGDTDNVIFTLSKALNIQKMFNSAWFSVFENPNSFARICVLFLYEIILEAYSQIKHTIKNIRPRIRRGFIYNLTRAGTNVFLREVNTHTIIWDMMNGKLDTIYATYLGYDEIAHHSGIRDEDSFRCLKTLDKQFKRIKEASKYSRRDYEFVIQSDHGQSNGATFKQRYGISFDKYVRSLLPEDMSFYSLINSDDELRDVFIPLNRQITYMRNLYSNSLEYIEKYSPRQYKIQKPENSEVIVLGSGNLALIYLTQWSHRLSYEEIISYFPNLIPGLVKNKYIGFILVNSKNNGAMVIGEDGINYIEKGVVQGEDPLKNFGKNASYHLKRTNSFKHTPDILVNSFYDPETDEVCAFEELVGSHGGLGGSQTRPFIMYPSYWNLDGEIVGAESIYKILKREINNLKLRE from the coding sequence TATTGAGAAGTTCTCATATAAAGACTTTGCAATAAGGACAATTGTAATATGGATAGGTAATATAATTGGTTTTCTAATCGTTGCCCCTTTCAATCTGGGACTGTATGTAAACAGCATTGAAATGGCGATAATCGTTGTAACCCTGGTAGGTATTGTAAACGCATTGCTCTGGCCTATTCTAACACGGGTGTTTATGCCGTTTTTTGTATATACCTTTGGAGCCGCATCACTTATCTTTAATGCACTGTTCTTCTATATTCTAGCCTTCTTCATAAAGGGTTTCGAGATAAATGGACCTGCATTGTTTCTGGTACCGTTTCTCATGGCAGCCATAAACACAGTTCTAGCAGGTATCGTTACCATTGACGACAACAGTTCATATTACAGAGGCATTACAAGGGATGCATTGAACAGCAGAAGAAAGGAATCATTGAAACAATACAGTGGACTCATCATTCTCGAAATCGATGGACTTGCATATGACATATTAATGGAGGCCATTGACAAGGACTATATGCCCACACTTAAAGGATGGTTGGATAAGGGAAGCCATAAGGTCAAAAGATGGGAGACAGATTTGTCAAGCCAAACCGGTGCAAGCCAGGCAGGAATACTACATGGAAACAATAGGGACATTGTTGCATACCGCTGGGTTGAAAAGGACAATGGCAACAGGATCATGAGTTGTGGAAGCTTCAACAACACAAGCATAATGGAGGAGAGGATTTCAAATGGTAATGGACTTCTTACAGATGATGGGGGAAGCCGCTGCAACCTCTTCTCAGGTGACACCGACAATGTGATATTCACGCTATCCAAGGCATTGAACATACAGAAGATGTTCAACAGTGCATGGTTTTCAGTGTTTGAAAACCCTAACAGTTTTGCACGTATATGTGTACTATTCTTATATGAGATAATCCTGGAGGCATACTCCCAGATTAAACATACCATAAAAAACATAAGGCCACGTATCAGAAGGGGATTCATATATAACCTAACACGTGCAGGAACCAACGTATTTTTAAGGGAGGTCAACACCCACACCATCATATGGGACATGATGAATGGTAAGCTAGATACAATCTATGCAACCTATCTTGGATATGACGAGATTGCACATCACTCCGGCATAAGGGATGAGGATTCATTCAGATGTCTTAAAACATTGGACAAGCAGTTCAAGCGTATTAAGGAGGCAAGCAAGTATTCAAGAAGGGACTATGAATTTGTAATCCAGTCAGACCATGGACAGAGTAATGGTGCAACCTTCAAACAAAGATATGGAATAAGCTTTGACAAGTATGTGAGAAGCCTGCTTCCAGAGGACATGAGTTTCTACAGTCTAATCAATTCTGATGACGAACTTAGGGATGTTTTCATACCATTGAACAGACAGATTACCTATATGAGGAACCTGTACTCAAACAGTCTAGAGTATATTGAGAAATACAGTCCAAGGCAATACAAGATCCAGAAGCCCGAGAACTCAGAGGTAATCGTTCTAGGTTCAGGAAATCTTGCATTGATATATCTGACACAATGGTCACATAGACTAAGCTATGAGGAGATCATAAGCTATTTCCCGAACCTCATACCAGGACTTGTTAAGAACAAATACATCGGATTCATACTTGTAAACTCAAAGAACAACGGTGCCATGGTCATTGGCGAGGATGGAATCAACTATATTGAAAAGGGTGTTGTACAGGGCGAGGACCCACTTAAAAACTTCGGTAAAAATGCCAGCTATCATTTAAAGAGAACAAACTCATTTAAGCATACACCGGACATACTTGTAAACAGTTTCTATGACCCTGAAACCGATGAGGTATGCGCATTTGAGGAACTGGTTGGAAGCCATGGAGGTCTTGGAGGAAGTCAGACAAGGCCCTTTATAATGTATCCCTCATACTGGAATCTAGATGGTGAGATTGTTGGTGCAGAATCCATTTATAAAATATTGAAAAGAGAAATCAATAATCTAAAGTTAAGAGAATAA
- a CDS encoding NAD+ synthase encodes MYTLPKLDEEKVNEEICLFIQDKVSKANCDGIVIGLSGGIDSTVSAYLSVEAIGCENVFGIHMYSSTTPKEDTDHARLMARLLDIKYKEVNIDSISDEFIKMAHRDGKYSDDAVQLADGNLKARIRMCLLYYYANLRNSLVVGTGNKSELYIGYFTKYGDGGCDMEPIGDIYKTQLRSLARAWKIPEEIIVKPPRAGLWPGQTDEDEIGLSYELLDKLLYMAIDKNLDNKTIRDSLNISDDTINLIRNKVINSRHKIEVPESPKVSDFKI; translated from the coding sequence ATGTATACATTACCTAAGCTAGATGAAGAGAAAGTAAATGAGGAAATTTGCTTATTTATACAAGACAAGGTATCAAAGGCAAATTGTGATGGTATAGTTATAGGTTTAAGTGGAGGTATAGACTCCACTGTTTCAGCATACTTATCTGTTGAGGCTATTGGATGTGAAAACGTTTTTGGAATACACATGTATTCATCAACAACACCGAAAGAAGATACAGACCATGCAAGATTAATGGCAAGACTCCTGGATATAAAGTATAAAGAGGTCAATATTGACAGTATCTCAGATGAGTTTATAAAGATGGCACATAGAGACGGTAAATACAGTGACGATGCTGTACAGCTTGCAGATGGAAATCTCAAGGCAAGAATCAGAATGTGTTTACTATACTATTATGCTAACCTAAGAAATTCATTGGTTGTAGGTACTGGAAATAAAAGCGAGCTTTACATTGGATACTTCACAAAATATGGTGATGGCGGTTGTGATATGGAGCCTATTGGAGACATATATAAAACACAGTTAAGATCACTTGCAAGAGCATGGAAAATTCCAGAGGAGATCATTGTAAAGCCTCCAAGGGCAGGATTATGGCCTGGCCAGACTGATGAGGATGAGATAGGTTTAAGTTATGAACTTTTAGATAAGCTCTTATATATGGCTATTGATAAGAATTTGGACAACAAGACAATAAGAGACAGTCTTAACATTAGTGACGATACAATCAATCTAATTAGAAATAAAGTAATAAATAGCCGTCATAAGATAGAGGTTCCGGAATCTCCTAAGGTATCCGATTTTAAGATTTAA
- a CDS encoding cobalt-precorrin-7 (C(5))-methyltransferase, whose protein sequence is MSKLYIVGIGPGDFEYLTYKAVETVKNADIVIGSKRAIDLFDEVNEKIIFNVKNLHGNLEESVDIAKEGKDVALLSTGDPGFSGLLKPILEISEEKGFPRENIEVIPGISSLQLASSRCKIPWDSANIMTFHGRENIEDILPIIDNGLETIALPSRKVKDMAQFLIDNGADPNRQVIVCERLSYPDERIFRGSLEEVSHSEFTYMCVMVILNE, encoded by the coding sequence ATGTCAAAATTATACATTGTTGGGATTGGACCTGGAGATTTCGAATATCTAACCTACAAGGCAGTGGAAACTGTAAAGAATGCTGATATTGTAATAGGAAGTAAGAGGGCCATTGATCTATTTGATGAGGTGAATGAGAAAATCATATTCAATGTCAAGAACCTACATGGAAACCTTGAGGAAAGTGTGGACATTGCAAAGGAAGGCAAGGATGTTGCACTACTTTCAACAGGAGATCCCGGTTTTTCAGGACTTCTAAAACCGATTCTTGAAATATCAGAGGAAAAGGGCTTTCCAAGGGAAAACATCGAGGTCATACCAGGCATAAGCTCACTTCAGCTTGCATCAAGCAGATGCAAAATCCCATGGGACAGTGCGAATATCATGACGTTTCATGGAAGGGAAAACATCGAGGACATACTTCCAATAATAGACAATGGATTGGAAACCATTGCGCTTCCATCAAGAAAGGTTAAAGACATGGCCCAGTTTCTAATTGACAATGGGGCAGATCCCAATAGACAGGTCATAGTCTGTGAAAGATTAAGCTATCCTGATGAGAGGATATTTAGAGGCAGCTTAGAAGAGGTAAGCCACTCTGAGTTTACCTATATGTGTGTTATGGTAATATTAAATGAATAA
- a CDS encoding TRC40/GET3/ArsA family transport-energizing ATPase yields MAFKDLFNFKKDETTFVFVGGKGGVGKTSVSASTALWLARNGKKTLLVSTDPAHSLSDSLEMYIGPYPKFITENLWGMEIDPDVAMEEKQREIDARKTLTDKNTAMGLDLLSDQMDLASSAPGADETAAFELFMRIINNDSDDYDMVVFDTAPTGHTLRLLSFPDLMESWVGRMMKAKAKLGEAANKIKSIIPFMDVDEQQTAAELEQTKKDVEKAKKILSDPERTTFKMVVIPEEMSIYESERAIESLDKFDMTTDGIIVNQVMPDIDDCDFCHSRYKLQQKRLALINQKFSDKEITQVPLFKDEVKGIDKLTKFGDILYEGRENDEIHHEAIQL; encoded by the coding sequence ATGGCATTTAAAGACTTATTCAATTTTAAGAAAGATGAAACTACCTTTGTATTTGTAGGTGGAAAAGGTGGGGTAGGTAAAACCTCAGTATCTGCATCAACTGCATTATGGTTAGCACGTAATGGTAAGAAAACATTACTTGTATCAACAGATCCTGCACACTCCCTATCAGATTCACTTGAGATGTACATTGGACCATATCCAAAATTCATTACAGAAAACCTCTGGGGTATGGAAATAGATCCAGATGTTGCAATGGAAGAAAAACAAAGGGAAATAGATGCACGTAAAACATTGACCGACAAAAATACTGCAATGGGATTGGATTTATTGTCAGATCAGATGGACCTTGCATCATCTGCTCCAGGTGCTGATGAGACTGCGGCATTTGAATTGTTCATGCGTATCATTAATAATGATAGTGATGACTATGACATGGTGGTATTCGATACTGCTCCTACAGGACATACCTTAAGATTACTTTCATTTCCGGATTTAATGGAATCATGGGTTGGAAGAATGATGAAGGCCAAGGCAAAGCTTGGGGAGGCTGCAAACAAAATCAAAAGCATCATTCCATTTATGGATGTGGATGAACAGCAAACAGCTGCAGAATTGGAGCAGACCAAAAAAGATGTTGAGAAGGCTAAGAAAATCTTATCAGATCCTGAGAGGACCACATTTAAGATGGTTGTAATTCCTGAGGAGATGTCAATCTATGAATCTGAGAGGGCTATCGAATCATTGGATAAATTTGACATGACAACCGACGGTATCATTGTAAACCAGGTAATGCCTGATATCGATGACTGTGATTTCTGCCATTCAAGATATAAATTGCAGCAGAAACGTCTTGCATTAATCAATCAAAAGTTCTCTGATAAGGAGATTACCCAGGTTCCCTTATTTAAGGATGAGGTTAAGGGCATTGATAAATTAACCAAATTTGGTGACATTCTCTATGAAGGTAGGGAAAATGATGAGATTCACCATGAGGCTATCCAATTATAG
- a CDS encoding DUF7507 domain-containing protein: MANANGITRIIVKKGDYGESNLKINSNIILEGMDNPVIIPSGSNSVFIINNTGVIINGFTFAGGRGSVIKSNNSNLTVINSLFANNTASPTGGIYFVNGNLNITNSTFTNCISLNGGDGGAIHMERGTLYISGSLFDGNMARAGSSTALGSAGGSIFADRTNAYLINSTIKNSLASEFGGGVFVSGNLTMINSSIINNTAGYGSGVYCEYLPFYDYGYLTVIDSTFENNTGNNLSGGNNLGGAVYSGYAKVESSRFISNNVTTGPYGNGGAIYAIKNMDINNSVFTNNIASYQGGALYSSDGSITVNNSNFTNNTAYLGGGALVADQLNNNIINCSFVNDTAGGYGGAVSLRNGTVVNSTFTDNKAQMGAALFINGGLINNSTFINNEASKGYGIEIFTNGTLINSLIDGTTLKEYNYPYISAQMQSITSDGFYCFCLEHYNLPPDSGSLGDGLRTVCNYKTNTNVEEYLKILYYVYYETLSDNQSDEGKKALSEMQTLTWTFTDGDFTQSTNPKVQNVVNLYNSGFRVNTTHAIKTLSNGTNAYMVFRSFYNGNNNQNMVMFRLEPFFDNLTVVKETLDTNVSKGSVVRFNITVLNNGGSTLSHVFVNDSDFDKELVFTGFESGSLGADWNYTNGLFVLNSLLAPNQTVSLILLFNTTGNGTFTNNVTAGFDNRTLSNSTNRTVVFDPRLEILKITNTKVVYVGNLTSFTIVVRNTGDCNLSNVQVTESSFDGLEFSHFDGVDWREDNNVYTLNKVLAPGESSSFTVYFKTLELGNLTNIVVASSNETGNRSAMNTTEVRNITNSTDNNTDKTESNSTTNKTNMTESNLTINGTETATSKNMDDIACHVNYNTGNPLYLLLVSLCLVGTVHIKGKK; the protein is encoded by the coding sequence TTGGCAAATGCTAATGGTATAACTAGGATAATTGTTAAGAAAGGAGATTATGGAGAATCAAACCTTAAAATAAACTCCAATATCATATTGGAAGGTATGGACAATCCTGTAATTATCCCTTCCGGATCTAACTCAGTTTTTATAATTAATAATACTGGTGTGATAATCAATGGGTTTACATTTGCAGGTGGAAGAGGAAGTGTTATAAAGTCTAATAATTCCAACCTTACAGTTATAAATTCTCTATTTGCTAACAACACAGCCTCACCTACCGGTGGCATATACTTTGTAAATGGTAACTTGAACATTACCAATTCAACCTTTACAAATTGTATCTCATTAAATGGCGGTGACGGTGGAGCAATACACATGGAAAGAGGCACACTCTATATATCTGGCTCATTATTTGACGGCAACATGGCAAGGGCAGGGTCATCTACAGCATTGGGCTCTGCAGGTGGTTCAATATTTGCCGATAGGACCAATGCCTATTTAATAAATTCCACCATTAAAAACTCCTTAGCATCAGAATTTGGTGGGGGAGTATTTGTCAGTGGAAACTTGACCATGATAAATTCAAGTATCATAAACAATACTGCGGGTTATGGTAGTGGAGTATACTGTGAATACTTGCCATTCTATGACTATGGATATTTAACTGTAATAGATTCCACATTTGAAAACAATACTGGTAATAATCTTAGTGGTGGTAACAATCTTGGTGGAGCAGTTTATTCTGGTTATGCTAAGGTCGAATCCTCTAGATTCATTTCAAACAATGTGACTACAGGTCCATATGGTAATGGTGGAGCTATTTATGCCATAAAGAATATGGATATAAACAACTCAGTATTTACAAACAATATTGCATCATATCAAGGTGGAGCTTTATATTCAAGTGATGGTTCCATAACAGTAAATAACAGTAATTTTACAAATAACACCGCTTATTTAGGTGGTGGCGCATTAGTGGCTGATCAGTTAAATAATAATATAATAAATTGTAGTTTTGTAAACGATACTGCAGGAGGTTATGGTGGAGCGGTAAGTCTTAGAAATGGAACTGTGGTAAATAGCACATTTACAGACAACAAGGCTCAAATGGGTGCTGCTCTATTTATAAACGGTGGACTTATCAATAATTCCACATTTATAAATAATGAGGCCTCAAAGGGATATGGTATTGAGATATTTACCAATGGAACTCTCATCAATTCCCTAATTGACGGCACCACATTGAAGGAGTATAATTATCCATATATTTCAGCTCAAATGCAATCAATCACATCAGACGGTTTCTATTGCTTCTGTCTGGAACATTATAACCTGCCGCCAGATTCAGGATCATTAGGTGACGGACTAAGAACCGTTTGCAACTATAAAACCAACACCAATGTTGAGGAGTATCTAAAGATTCTATACTATGTCTACTATGAGACATTGTCCGATAATCAGTCTGATGAGGGTAAAAAGGCTTTAAGCGAGATGCAAACCTTGACTTGGACTTTTACGGATGGTGACTTTACACAGAGCACCAACCCGAAGGTTCAAAATGTGGTAAATCTCTACAATAGTGGTTTCCGTGTAAATACAACCCATGCTATCAAGACTTTAAGTAATGGAACCAATGCGTATATGGTATTTAGAAGTTTCTATAATGGAAACAACAACCAGAATATGGTGATGTTCAGATTGGAACCATTCTTTGATAATCTTACAGTTGTAAAAGAGACATTGGACACCAATGTTTCAAAGGGAAGTGTTGTAAGATTTAATATAACCGTACTTAACAATGGTGGCTCTACTTTAAGCCATGTGTTTGTAAATGATTCCGACTTTGATAAGGAATTGGTGTTTACAGGATTTGAAAGTGGAAGCCTAGGTGCAGACTGGAATTATACAAATGGTCTATTTGTATTGAATTCCCTACTTGCTCCAAACCAGACCGTAAGCTTGATTCTATTATTCAATACAACAGGTAACGGTACATTTACAAATAATGTTACAGCAGGATTTGACAATAGAACCTTGTCTAATTCAACAAATAGAACAGTGGTCTTTGATCCTAGATTGGAAATTCTTAAGATAACCAATACTAAGGTGGTATATGTTGGTAACTTAACCAGCTTCACTATTGTGGTTAGAAATACCGGTGATTGTAATCTGTCCAATGTTCAGGTTACAGAAAGTTCATTTGATGGCTTAGAGTTCAGCCATTTTGATGGTGTGGACTGGAGGGAGGATAATAATGTTTATACCTTGAATAAAGTCCTAGCTCCAGGTGAATCATCTAGCTTTACAGTTTACTTTAAAACTTTAGAACTTGGAAACCTAACAAACATTGTTGTAGCATCATCTAACGAAACTGGAAACAGGTCTGCAATGAATACAACAGAGGTTAGAAACATCACCAACTCAACAGATAACAACACTGACAAGACAGAATCCAATTCAACTACCAATAAGACCAATATGACAGAGTCCAACTTAACCATTAATGGAACCGAAACAGCAACTAGTAAAAACATGGATGATATAGCTTGCCATGTTAACTATAATACTGGTAATCCATTGTATCTATTATTGGTTTCCTTATGTTTAGTCGGTACGGTTCACATAAAAGGCAAAAAATAG
- a CDS encoding DUF2115 family protein, translating to MNTKELFDEIYEYMINYDHVRMPHGYSTDAISLLTRYNYYTYKEIINRKHPGSLNIEVDDKKVNDFKDRVDYYFEENSPGDYEYRDFIKYISIYLTFIVKKSLHPVGIKSKDMTVTKENNKFYCTGKKRFIKDKNSLCKYCVSRSKSN from the coding sequence ATGAATACTAAAGAGCTATTTGATGAAATATATGAATACATGATTAATTATGACCATGTAAGAATGCCACACGGATATTCTACAGATGCAATAAGCCTACTTACAAGATATAACTATTATACCTATAAAGAAATCATCAATAGAAAACATCCTGGAAGTTTAAATATAGAAGTGGATGACAAGAAAGTAAATGATTTTAAAGATAGAGTTGACTATTATTTTGAAGAGAACTCACCAGGTGATTATGAGTATAGGGATTTTATAAAGTATATTTCAATATATCTGACTTTTATTGTTAAGAAGTCCCTACATCCAGTTGGTATAAAATCCAAGGACATGACTGTTACAAAAGAGAACAATAAATTTTACTGTACTGGAAAGAAGAGGTTTATTAAGGACAAGAATTCTTTATGTAAGTACTGTGTTAGTAGGTCAAAGAGCAATTAA